Sequence from the Desulfovibrio intestinalis genome:
CCTTGGACTGGCGGATGATTTGTTGCAATCGCAGAAAGAGCAGGCTGACGCGCATGAACGCGTCGGAACCCTGCTTTCGAAGATAGAGGAATCTTTTTAGATTCCTTATGCGCTTCCCTGGGGAGCGCGTGATTTATGCCTCGGTGCTAACCTGACAAGATTGTAAAAGGGAGTCGTCTCTGTTCTCTGTGTGCAAGCCCGGCCACGACCGGGACGCCTGAAGAGAGCATACAGGCTCCCGACCTGGTTATCCAGGTTCTGTACCGCATGCATGACACGGCTCTCTGGGGAAAGCCGCTTTCAGCAGTAGTTTGGGATTCCAGCTTCCGCTATGGGGCCTTCATTTCTTTTTGCAACGCCATCCTCATTGCCGCGTCCGCGGCATCCAGCCAGGGTTTCAGCAGCCCCTTTGGGCTCCATTGCTACGTCGGCCTGTATTGGGCTGTCGGTGTTCGCCGGGCTGGTTCTAGGGCTGGTCCCGTATTGATAAAAGAGAGGCTGGATTCATGGACCCATTGTTCATAGTGGCGCTGCTGGCGTCCGTGTTGCTGGGGGCGGCACTGGGCGCGGTGGTGTATAAGCGGTCTACAACCAAGCGCATCGGCGACGCCGATGACCTGGCCAAGCGTATTGTGGCCGAGGCACGCAAAGAGGCGCAGGCGCAGAAAAAAGAAATTTTGCTTCAAGGGCAAGACGACCTGTTCAACCAGAAACGCGAACTTGAAAATGAGTTCAAAGAGCGTGAGCGTGAAGTCAAAACACGCGAGCGTAAACTGGAAGAAATGGGTGGCCGCCTTGAAGAAAAGCTTGAAAAAGCCACTGCCAAAGAGCATGAATTGCTCGCTTCTGAAAAAGATTTGGCCCGCAAGGAACGGCAATTGACCGAATCCGAGATGTTTCTGCAAACCCGTATAGAGGAGCAGGAACAACGCTTGGCGCAGATCTCTGGCTTTACCGCTGAAGAAGCCAAGGCGCAGCTTTTTACGGAAGTAGAAGCCAAAACGCGGCATGAATCCGCCAAAATGATCCGTCAGATCGAGATGGAAGCCCGCGAAACTGCCGACCGCAAGGCCAAAGAGATTCTTTGCAATGTCATCCAGCGCTATGCGGGGGACTATGTGAACGAGCAGACCGTCACAGCCGTCGCCCTGCCCAGCGAAGACATGAAGGGACGTATCATTGGCCGTGAGGGGCGCAATATCCGCGCGCTTGAATCCGCCACCGGTGTGGATCTCATCATTGATGACACTCCTGAAACCGTCATTCTTTCCGCTTACAGCCCATTAAGGCGTCAGGTCGCCAAAATGGCTCTGGAACGTCTTATTCAGGATGGCCGTATTCATCCCGCCCGCATTGAAGACATTGTGCAGAAATGCGAGCAGGAATTGGACGCCCAGGTGCGCGAAGTTGGCGAACAGGCCACTTTCGACGCTGGCGTACACGGCATCCACCCCGAAATCGTGCGTCTTCTCGGGCAGCTGCGCTACCGTACCTCCTTTACGCAAAATGTGTTGCAGCATTCGCTGGAAGTGTCCGCCCTGTGCGGCATGATGGCAGCGGAACTGGGCATGGACGTGAAGAAGGCCAAGCGCGCCGGCCTGCTGCATGACATCGGCAAGGCTGTGGACCATGAAGTAGAAGGCCCGCACGCGCTCATTGGTGCAGACCTGGCCAAGAAGTATAATGAAAGCCAGGAGATCATACACGCCATCGCCGCCCACCACGAAGACCAGCGCCCGTCCACGGCTTTGGCTGTACTGGTTCAGGCAGCGGACTCCATTTCAGGCGCACGTCCTGGCGCTCGTAAGGAACTGCTTGAAAACTATGTGAAGAGGCTGGAAGATCTGGAAGGCATTGCCACCAGCTTTGACGGCGTCAGCAAGGCTTACGCCATTCAGGCCGGACGTGAAATCCGCGTGATGGTCAATTCTGACCAGGTGGATGACGACACCACCTATGTCCTGTGTAAGGATATAGCTGAAAAAATTGAAAAAAATCTGACATACCCTGGGCAGATCCGCGTTACGGTCATCCGCGAACGGCGGGCTGTGGGCCTTGCCAAGTAAATTGGCGCGGTGCAGG
This genomic interval carries:
- the rny gene encoding ribonuclease Y codes for the protein MDPLFIVALLASVLLGAALGAVVYKRSTTKRIGDADDLAKRIVAEARKEAQAQKKEILLQGQDDLFNQKRELENEFKEREREVKTRERKLEEMGGRLEEKLEKATAKEHELLASEKDLARKERQLTESEMFLQTRIEEQEQRLAQISGFTAEEAKAQLFTEVEAKTRHESAKMIRQIEMEARETADRKAKEILCNVIQRYAGDYVNEQTVTAVALPSEDMKGRIIGREGRNIRALESATGVDLIIDDTPETVILSAYSPLRRQVAKMALERLIQDGRIHPARIEDIVQKCEQELDAQVREVGEQATFDAGVHGIHPEIVRLLGQLRYRTSFTQNVLQHSLEVSALCGMMAAELGMDVKKAKRAGLLHDIGKAVDHEVEGPHALIGADLAKKYNESQEIIHAIAAHHEDQRPSTALAVLVQAADSISGARPGARKELLENYVKRLEDLEGIATSFDGVSKAYAIQAGREIRVMVNSDQVDDDTTYVLCKDIAEKIEKNLTYPGQIRVTVIRERRAVGLAK